In Alphaproteobacteria bacterium US3C007, one genomic interval encodes:
- a CDS encoding HD domain-containing protein, translated as MKQVKFTQMKDGDKEDYDFLTKHEIAFSNGTADRLLKALVELDESLSGYQVTRLEHSLQSATRAWKDGADIDWIVSALLHDIGDIYAPYNHDEYAASILRPFVREQCSWVVEKHGDFQMVYYAHHVGGNPDKRLAYKEHPYFEDCATFCERWDQASFDPAYASQPLGFFQEMVREVFARSAYDPEVLLAGKREPLRV; from the coding sequence ATTAAGCAAGTGAAATTTACACAAATGAAAGACGGCGATAAAGAAGATTATGATTTCTTAACCAAACATGAAATCGCCTTTTCAAATGGCACCGCCGACAGGCTGCTAAAGGCATTGGTCGAGCTGGATGAAAGTCTGTCGGGCTATCAAGTGACCCGGCTTGAGCATTCGCTGCAATCCGCTACGCGGGCATGGAAAGACGGCGCAGACATCGATTGGATCGTTTCGGCCTTGCTGCATGATATAGGCGACATTTACGCGCCTTATAATCACGACGAATATGCCGCCAGTATTTTACGGCCCTTTGTGCGCGAACAATGCAGCTGGGTGGTAGAAAAGCACGGAGATTTTCAGATGGTGTATTATGCCCATCATGTGGGCGGCAATCCAGACAAACGCTTGGCTTATAAAGAGCATCCGTATTTTGAAGATTGCGCAACCTTTTGCGAGCGCTGGGATCAAGCCAGCTTTGATCCAGCTTATGCCAGCCAACCGCTTGGTTTTTTTCAAGAGATGGTGCGCGAGGTCTTTGCGCGCAGCGCCTATGATCCAGAGGTGTTACTCGCCGGAAAGCGTGAGCCGCTTCGCGTATAA
- a CDS encoding phytanoyl-CoA dioxygenase family protein, whose product MTMPLPLTLNAGRLRQQDIERYWEDGFLFPIPAISPDAALEFRRQLEMIETEWTHKSLPQPLNTYKRVNAQCVMPLAYQIGADPGILNVVEGILGPDILIYAVEFFIKEPNTRHKVTMHQDLTYWGLGATSEMVTAWLALSPATPQSGCMDFVRKSHKNPILPHKDSFAKDNLLSRGQEVQVDVAEQDKTSIEIQPGEISLHHGLTIHGSGPNVSDDRRIAAVIRYVTPNVAQEIGARDYAILARGADRQGNFIHVAPPKGLFNAADLQLHEEIRIAQAAAKMKDAKAKKGLHA is encoded by the coding sequence ATGACAATGCCTTTACCGCTTACACTTAACGCTGGGCGCCTGCGCCAACAGGATATTGAGCGCTATTGGGAAGACGGGTTTTTATTTCCCATTCCCGCGATCAGCCCGGATGCCGCGTTGGAGTTTCGCCGCCAATTAGAAATGATTGAAACAGAATGGACGCATAAAAGTTTGCCCCAGCCTCTGAACACCTACAAACGCGTCAACGCGCAATGCGTTATGCCACTGGCGTATCAGATTGGCGCAGATCCAGGCATTCTCAACGTTGTTGAAGGCATTCTAGGCCCAGATATTCTGATATATGCGGTTGAATTTTTTATCAAAGAGCCGAACACCCGCCATAAAGTGACAATGCATCAAGACCTGACATATTGGGGGCTGGGCGCCACCTCTGAAATGGTCACCGCTTGGCTGGCCCTCTCACCTGCGACGCCGCAAAGCGGCTGTATGGATTTTGTGCGCAAGAGCCATAAAAACCCGATCCTGCCGCATAAGGACAGTTTTGCCAAAGATAATTTGCTGTCGCGCGGCCAAGAAGTTCAGGTTGACGTGGCCGAGCAAGATAAAACCTCAATCGAAATTCAACCCGGAGAAATCTCACTACATCACGGATTAACCATTCATGGTTCTGGGCCCAATGTAAGCGATGACCGGCGCATCGCGGCGGTGATCCGATACGTGACCCCGAACGTCGCCCAAGAAATTGGCGCACGCGATTATGCCATTCTCGCAAGGGGGGCAGACAGGCAGGGGAATTTCATTCATGTTGCACCGCCCAAAGGCTTGTTTAATGCCGCGGACTTGCAATTACATGAAGAAATCCGCATTGCGCAGGCCGCGGCCAAAATGAAAGACGCCAAAGCAAAAAAAGGGCTTCATGCATGA
- a CDS encoding xanthine dehydrogenase family protein molybdopterin-binding subunit has translation MEKFGKSQSVTRVEDVRFLKGTGRYVDDIAPVHALHGFVFRSPVAHAIITQLDVSAARSCAGVQAVITAEDLREADVDLHIEATILKNLDGSRAADPFRPVLATQRVRFVGEPIAMVIAQTLEQARDAAENIVFEYQDLPVHLALKAGGEPLHEEAPDNIAFDWGMGDQAATEAVFETAAHRVALDIADNRIIVASIEPRGCFAEWEEDRLHVSVNGQGVWPTKSRLAKMLKLSPEQVRVTNPDVGGGFGMKGMNYPETFVCAHAARVLQRPVRWMSERTEAMLSDNAGRDLTSLAELAFDENHKMLAYRVTSKCNLGAYNSQYAQPIQTELFAKVLMGTYDVQTTWLAVKGVFTNTTQVDAYRGAGRPEAIFVLERLMDHAARELNVDPLALRRKNFIAPDAFPYRSATGEVYDVGQFAKVLSHAEASADMNGFVNRKQKSAMAGKLRGLGLCYYIESILGDKDESAKVIFKDDGMVDILVGTQSNGQGHETVFAQFLSDQTGIPADHIRVVQGDSDLIARGGGTGGSRSGTVQANATLQTVAVMQKAFRAFLSDKLDVDADQIVFDDERFRAPGSNLSPTFLEVADMARAAGREDLMQHSAYAVLDSRSFPNGAHICEVEIDPDTGAVEVARYSVVDDFGNLLNPMLVEGQVHGGVAQGIGQAISEHVVYDDQGQLLSASFMDYAVPRAKDVPFYQFETEPLPTTTNVMGMKGCGEAGTVGALAAVSNAVHDALSCRGVRQLDMPFTPLRVWEALNQADVAAE, from the coding sequence TTGGAAAAATTCGGGAAAAGTCAGTCGGTCACGCGGGTTGAAGATGTGCGGTTTTTAAAAGGAACCGGGCGTTATGTTGATGACATCGCCCCCGTGCATGCCTTGCATGGCTTCGTGTTTCGCTCGCCCGTGGCCCATGCGATTATCACGCAGCTGGACGTGTCTGCAGCGCGTAGCTGTGCAGGGGTGCAGGCGGTGATTACCGCAGAGGATCTGCGCGAAGCGGATGTTGATTTGCATATCGAGGCAACAATTTTAAAGAACCTTGACGGCTCTCGGGCGGCCGATCCTTTTCGCCCCGTTTTGGCAACACAGCGGGTGCGTTTTGTGGGTGAGCCGATCGCGATGGTCATTGCACAAACGTTGGAACAGGCCCGTGATGCCGCCGAAAATATCGTGTTCGAGTATCAAGACTTACCGGTTCATTTGGCACTGAAGGCTGGTGGCGAGCCTTTGCATGAAGAGGCGCCAGATAATATTGCTTTTGACTGGGGTATGGGTGATCAAGCTGCCACCGAGGCGGTGTTTGAAACGGCGGCGCATCGCGTCGCTTTGGATATTGCGGATAATCGGATTATCGTAGCCTCGATCGAGCCGCGCGGCTGTTTTGCCGAATGGGAAGAAGATCGTTTGCACGTTTCGGTCAATGGTCAAGGCGTTTGGCCAACCAAATCGCGTTTGGCGAAAATGTTGAAGCTTTCGCCAGAGCAAGTGCGGGTGACGAACCCGGATGTGGGCGGCGGTTTTGGAATGAAAGGGATGAATTATCCCGAAACCTTTGTTTGCGCGCATGCAGCGCGGGTGTTGCAGCGCCCGGTGCGCTGGATGTCAGAGCGTACCGAGGCAATGCTGAGCGATAATGCCGGGCGCGACCTGACATCCTTGGCGGAATTGGCGTTCGATGAAAATCACAAAATGCTCGCCTATCGGGTGACCTCTAAGTGCAATTTAGGCGCCTATAATTCGCAATATGCACAGCCCATTCAAACCGAGTTATTCGCAAAGGTTTTAATGGGCACATATGATGTGCAGACCACATGGCTGGCGGTGAAAGGCGTATTCACCAATACCACGCAAGTTGACGCCTATCGCGGCGCTGGGCGTCCCGAAGCGATCTTTGTGTTAGAGCGGTTGATGGATCATGCGGCGCGCGAGTTAAACGTGGATCCGTTAGCGTTGCGCCGAAAGAATTTTATCGCGCCTGACGCTTTTCCTTATCGCTCTGCTACGGGCGAGGTTTATGATGTTGGACAATTTGCCAAAGTTTTATCGCATGCAGAGGCGTCAGCAGATATGAATGGCTTTGTGAATCGCAAGCAAAAAAGCGCCATGGCGGGCAAATTGCGCGGGTTGGGCTTATGTTATTATATAGAAAGCATTTTGGGCGATAAAGATGAAAGCGCCAAGGTAATTTTTAAGGATGACGGGATGGTGGATATTCTGGTTGGAACGCAATCCAACGGGCAGGGTCACGAAACCGTTTTTGCGCAGTTTTTATCGGATCAAACCGGAATACCGGCGGATCATATCCGGGTTGTTCAAGGCGATAGCGATCTGATTGCCCGCGGCGGCGGGACGGGTGGATCGCGTTCGGGCACGGTACAAGCCAATGCAACGTTGCAAACCGTTGCGGTTATGCAGAAGGCGTTTCGGGCGTTTTTATCTGATAAGCTGGACGTGGATGCGGATCAGATTGTGTTTGATGATGAGCGCTTTCGCGCGCCGGGTTCGAATCTGTCTCCCACATTTTTGGAAGTTGCGGATATGGCGCGCGCTGCGGGCCGCGAGGATCTGATGCAGCACTCGGCTTATGCGGTGCTGGACAGCCGATCGTTTCCAAATGGCGCGCATATTTGCGAAGTTGAAATTGACCCTGATACGGGCGCGGTAGAGGTGGCGCGGTATTCTGTGGTGGATGATTTTGGAAATCTTTTGAACCCAATGCTGGTGGAAGGTCAGGTACATGGCGGCGTTGCCCAAGGCATTGGCCAAGCGATAAGCGAACATGTGGTTTATGATGATCAAGGGCAATTGTTGAGCGCGAGCTTTATGGATTATGCGGTGCCGCGCGCCAAAGACGTTCCATTCTACCAGTTTGAAACCGAGCCCCTGCCAACAACCACCAATGTGATGGGGATGAAAGGGTGCGGAGAAGCTGGCACCGTTGGTGCTTTGGCTGCTGTTTCTAACGCTGTGCATGACGCTCTGTCATGCCGCGGGGTCAGGCAACTTGATATGCCCTTCACGCCGCTGCGGGTTTGGGAGGCTTTAAATCAGGCAGATGTCGCGGCTGAGTAA
- a CDS encoding DUF2235 domain-containing protein — protein sequence MSRLSNANRFLQWFFPRPKVEEAPQRQRLAQDHVLILDGTMSSNAPGHETNAALLHRLLKEQTPKVKVYYRPGQQWFDLRSGWDVLVGGNINTQIRRAYGALAMRFRSTDRIYLFGYSRGAYAVRSLSGMINHVGLLKREYATPRHIQQAWRLYQKNISGAVLDEFRAAYCHSVIKIEMIGVWDTVRALGLPIISRWRQARYGFHNHALSPVVKAGYQALALNEARIAFAPVKWECSARPDTRVQQVWFRGNHGDVGGHLGGFFAARRLSNIPLIWMLERAENHGLVLPKAWQQGYPIDPKAPSTGPWRGIGKLFFLRRKRRVDLSCCESIHPSAKP from the coding sequence ATGTCGCGGCTGAGTAACGCAAACCGATTTCTGCAATGGTTTTTCCCCCGTCCAAAGGTGGAGGAGGCGCCCCAAAGGCAGAGGCTGGCGCAAGATCATGTGCTGATTTTAGACGGTACGATGTCTTCCAATGCGCCCGGTCATGAAACCAATGCGGCATTGCTGCACCGATTGCTGAAAGAACAAACGCCGAAGGTTAAAGTGTATTATCGGCCTGGGCAGCAATGGTTCGATCTGCGCTCTGGCTGGGATGTTTTGGTTGGCGGCAATATTAATACCCAGATCCGCCGCGCATATGGCGCCTTGGCAATGCGGTTCCGGTCTACGGATAGAATATATCTTTTTGGATATTCCCGAGGGGCGTATGCGGTGCGCTCTTTATCTGGAATGATCAATCATGTAGGGCTGTTAAAGCGCGAATATGCGACGCCGCGCCACATACAGCAAGCATGGCGCCTTTATCAAAAAAATATATCTGGTGCCGTCTTGGACGAATTTCGCGCGGCCTACTGCCATAGTGTGATTAAGATTGAAATGATTGGTGTCTGGGACACGGTGCGCGCGCTGGGCTTGCCGATTATCTCGCGCTGGAGGCAGGCCCGGTATGGTTTTCACAATCACGCGCTGAGCCCGGTGGTGAAGGCAGGGTATCAAGCCTTGGCGCTTAATGAGGCGCGCATTGCGTTTGCTCCGGTTAAATGGGAATGCTCAGCGCGGCCGGACACCCGGGTGCAGCAGGTTTGGTTCCGCGGCAACCATGGTGATGTCGGGGGCCATCTGGGGGGCTTTTTTGCGGCCCGCCGACTGTCAAATATTCCTTTGATCTGGATGCTTGAACGCGCAGAAAACCACGGTTTGGTTTTGCCTAAGGCTTGGCAGCAGGGTTATCCGATAGATCCCAAAGCCCCCTCAACGGGCCCGTGGCGCGGGATTGGAAAACTATTCTTTCTGCGCCGAAAGCGGCGCGTTGATCTGAGCTGTTGCGAATCGATACATCCATCAGCAAAGCCATGA
- a CDS encoding ABC transporter permease — protein sequence MQSLSESFYIAAALIVSGDEGLWAIVLLSLKVSLSAVIIAGVFGIPAGAALAILRFRGRLAVLVGVNALMGLPPVVVGLVVYLILSSAGPLGVLGLLYTPSAMIIAQTILITPILIALSRQVVEPLHEEYRDQLTSLGVRASRRVAVLLWEARFGLLTAVLAGFGRAIAEVGAVMIVGGNINHLTRVMTTAIALETSKGNLSLALALGLILVGLAVAVNGLLGFLGWQRREAFHV from the coding sequence ATGCAAAGTTTATCCGAATCTTTTTATATTGCGGCCGCTTTGATTGTTTCAGGCGATGAGGGTCTTTGGGCGATCGTATTGCTTTCGTTAAAAGTATCGCTGAGCGCGGTGATCATCGCGGGGGTGTTTGGTATACCGGCCGGTGCGGCATTGGCGATATTACGATTTCGCGGGCGGCTTGCTGTTTTGGTGGGGGTAAATGCTCTGATGGGTTTGCCGCCGGTCGTTGTGGGCTTGGTGGTTTATTTAATACTCTCTAGCGCCGGCCCGTTGGGCGTATTGGGGCTGCTTTACACCCCAAGCGCGATGATTATCGCGCAGACAATATTGATAACGCCGATTTTAATCGCCCTGAGCCGGCAAGTGGTTGAGCCGCTCCATGAAGAATATCGGGATCAACTGACCTCATTGGGTGTGCGCGCGAGCCGACGCGTTGCAGTGCTGCTTTGGGAGGCGCGGTTTGGGTTATTGACTGCCGTCTTGGCTGGGTTTGGCCGCGCGATCGCAGAAGTTGGAGCAGTGATGATCGTTGGCGGGAATATTAACCATCTGACGCGGGTTATGACCACGGCGATCGCTTTGGAAACCTCGAAGGGCAACCTGAGCTTGGCCTTGGCTTTGGGTCTTATTTTGGTTGGCTTGGCGGTGGCTGTAAATGGGTTGCTGGGATTTTTAGGTTGGCAACGCCGCGAGGCTTTCCATGTCTGA
- a CDS encoding ATP-binding cassette domain-containing protein: MSDMHVQIDQLRLSIGGVIRLNIPFLRLDPQGPTMILGPNGAGKSLLLRVLHALQTPDTGSVQVRHISGETARQAMVFQRPVLLRRSVRANLLFALSASGYARQTRAELAEKWMHQGKLAHLVDQPARRLSGGEQQRLSLVRALCCNPEILFLDEPCAHLDVNAAQDVEALIKSAIEAGIKVVMITHDRAQARRFGGEILLMEGGQVKAQEGAALFFGPSQNPWTQAFLQGYEISDAEAET, from the coding sequence ATGTCTGACATGCATGTTCAAATTGACCAGCTAAGGCTTTCAATCGGGGGTGTCATCCGCCTAAATATTCCATTCCTACGTTTGGATCCGCAGGGTCCAACGATGATTCTGGGGCCAAATGGGGCGGGTAAAAGCCTTTTATTGCGGGTTCTTCATGCTTTGCAAACGCCCGATACGGGCTCTGTGCAGGTGCGGCATATCTCAGGAGAAACGGCCAGGCAGGCGATGGTATTCCAAAGGCCCGTTCTGCTGCGCCGGTCGGTGCGTGCGAATTTGCTTTTCGCTCTATCTGCGTCGGGATATGCGCGTCAAACCCGAGCAGAATTGGCAGAAAAATGGATGCATCAGGGGAAATTGGCGCATTTGGTAGATCAACCCGCGCGGCGGCTTTCCGGCGGTGAGCAGCAACGTCTATCATTGGTGCGGGCGCTGTGTTGCAACCCAGAGATTTTGTTTCTGGATGAACCCTGTGCGCATCTTGACGTAAATGCCGCGCAAGATGTCGAGGCTTTGATAAAAAGCGCGATAGAAGCTGGTATTAAGGTGGTGATGATTACTCATGATCGGGCACAGGCGCGCCGCTTTGGTGGCGAGATTTTGTTAATGGAGGGCGGGCAGGTGAAAGCGCAAGAGGGGGCAGCATTATTTTTTGGCCCGTCTCAAAACCCGTGGACGCAAGCGTTTTTGCAAGGGTATGAAATTTCGGATGCCGAGGCAGAAACCTAA
- a CDS encoding substrate-binding domain-containing protein, producing MKNRVLMALALLWFSVTAPVQAADAIFIQSTTSTQNSGLLDALLPIFTQDTGIAVRVVAVGTGQAIKNAKNGDGDVLLVHSKDDEEVFVKAGWGLERLDVMYNDFVIIGPRLDPAGIRASADVTVALQKIAALQVPFLSRGDDSGTHKAEKKLWTATGIDVAAASGSWYREAGLGMGATLMMSTAMNAYTLSDRATWISFARKGNQDVLFSDDWRLFNQYGVIAVNPARHPHVNALGAERFVDWITGPKGQAEIAAFKIGGEQLFFPNATR from the coding sequence ATGAAAAATCGTGTTTTAATGGCTTTAGCCTTGCTTTGGTTCAGCGTTACCGCGCCAGTTCAAGCCGCAGACGCGATTTTCATCCAATCCACCACATCGACACAAAATTCAGGATTGTTAGACGCGCTTTTACCTATTTTCACCCAAGATACCGGCATCGCTGTCCGGGTGGTTGCTGTGGGCACGGGGCAGGCCATTAAGAATGCCAAGAACGGCGACGGCGATGTGCTTTTGGTGCATTCCAAAGACGATGAAGAGGTCTTTGTCAAAGCGGGCTGGGGGCTTGAACGCTTGGATGTGATGTATAATGATTTTGTCATTATTGGTCCCCGGCTGGATCCTGCCGGTATTCGCGCCAGCGCCGATGTGACCGTTGCCCTGCAAAAGATTGCGGCCTTGCAGGTGCCTTTTCTGTCGCGGGGAGATGATAGTGGCACGCATAAAGCTGAAAAAAAGCTTTGGACAGCAACGGGCATTGATGTGGCCGCAGCCTCGGGCAGTTGGTATCGCGAGGCCGGATTGGGAATGGGTGCCACATTGATGATGTCAACCGCCATGAATGCCTATACATTGAGCGACCGGGCCACATGGATTAGCTTTGCGCGCAAGGGCAATCAGGATGTTTTGTTTTCGGATGATTGGCGGTTGTTCAATCAATATGGGGTGATTGCGGTGAATCCAGCGCGGCATCCGCATGTGAACGCTCTAGGAGCTGAGCGATTTGTAGACTGGATCACCGGGCCAAAAGGGCAGGCGGAGATTGCGGCTTTTAAAATTGGCGGTGAGCAGTTGTTTTTTCCCAATGCCACGCGCTGA
- a CDS encoding serine/threonine protein kinase, producing MASVVNSWNEWDPLKHVIVGRADDCHIPPEEPALDAKVPEDSDMRGQWGRRPQETIDRANELLDNFAALLQARGIRVDRPTPIDFSAPAITPDFHTESQFGCMPPRDVLLTVGSEILEATMSYRCRWFEYLCYRPLMQKYWEEDRNFRHEAAPKPRLTNADYHPDYLSDKIGVEKRLKWAEEKFFVTTEEEPLFDAADILRFGRDLVVQHGFTTNLKGIEWLRRHFPDHRVHTVNFPGDPYPIHIDATFTPLRPGLILNNPQRRLPAEQRGLFEKNGWEIVDAAQPAHNSPPPLCYSSTWLSMNVLVLDPKTVCVEKSEVYQAEQMDKLGMNVIEVELRDAYAFGGGLHCCTADVYREGQCEDYFPHQ from the coding sequence ATGGCATCCGTGGTAAACAGCTGGAATGAATGGGACCCTTTGAAACATGTAATCGTTGGTCGCGCCGATGATTGCCATATTCCCCCTGAAGAACCCGCACTAGATGCCAAAGTGCCCGAAGACAGTGACATGCGCGGCCAATGGGGCCGCCGCCCGCAGGAAACAATCGATCGCGCCAATGAGCTGCTTGATAATTTTGCCGCGCTGCTGCAAGCGCGCGGTATTCGCGTGGATCGCCCAACCCCAATTGATTTCTCAGCGCCCGCAATCACGCCGGATTTTCACACCGAAAGCCAATTTGGATGTATGCCACCACGCGATGTCTTACTGACGGTTGGCTCTGAAATATTGGAAGCCACAATGTCGTATCGCTGCCGCTGGTTTGAATATCTCTGCTACCGGCCGCTGATGCAAAAATACTGGGAGGAAGACCGCAATTTTCGCCATGAAGCGGCGCCAAAACCCCGTTTGACCAATGCCGATTATCATCCCGATTATTTATCGGATAAAATCGGAGTTGAAAAACGGCTCAAATGGGCGGAAGAGAAGTTTTTTGTCACCACAGAAGAAGAACCGCTTTTTGACGCAGCTGACATTCTGCGCTTTGGCCGCGATCTCGTTGTTCAACATGGCTTTACCACCAATTTAAAAGGCATCGAATGGCTGCGCAGGCATTTTCCGGATCATCGCGTGCATACGGTAAATTTCCCCGGCGATCCCTACCCTATCCATATCGATGCCACATTCACCCCTTTGCGCCCAGGGCTGATTTTAAACAATCCGCAACGCCGTTTGCCCGCAGAGCAACGCGGCCTGTTCGAAAAAAATGGCTGGGAGATTGTGGATGCCGCACAGCCGGCGCATAACAGCCCCCCGCCGCTTTGCTATTCATCAACCTGGCTCAGCATGAATGTTTTGGTCCTTGATCCAAAAACCGTCTGCGTTGAAAAATCTGAGGTCTATCAAGCTGAGCAAATGGACAAGCTGGGCATGAACGTGATCGAGGTTGAGTTGCGAGATGCATATGCGTTTGGCGGCGGCTTGCATTGCTGCACCGCAGATGTGTATCGCGAAGGCCAATGCGAGGATTACTTTCCGCATCAATAA
- a CDS encoding Dabb family protein, with product MIRHIVFFNAKNLDDIDAIGEGLQLLAEIPNALRFEVARNIGSDPIAQDRVDWVVYAEFKDEAALAAYKAHPIYQASIAKVRPLRELRLAVDFESALPA from the coding sequence ATGATCCGACATATCGTCTTTTTTAACGCTAAAAACCTCGATGATATTGATGCAATCGGCGAAGGGTTGCAGCTTTTGGCCGAAATTCCAAACGCGCTGCGCTTTGAAGTGGCGCGCAATATCGGAAGCGACCCGATCGCGCAAGATCGGGTTGATTGGGTCGTGTATGCGGAATTCAAAGATGAAGCCGCTTTGGCGGCGTATAAAGCTCACCCCATCTATCAAGCTTCAATCGCAAAAGTGCGCCCCCTGCGCGAATTGCGGCTGGCGGTTGATTTTGAAAGCGCCTTACCGGCCTGA
- a CDS encoding phosphoribosyl-ATP diphosphatase, whose translation MTLEQLENLIAQRSSAPSGESWTAQLLEKGAEKCAEKFGEEAVELIIEAVKNDSNGLINEAADVMYHLLVLLKSREISLSHVMAELERRTAQSGLTEKAARKT comes from the coding sequence ATGACGTTGGAGCAGCTTGAAAATCTGATCGCGCAACGCTCATCTGCGCCATCCGGCGAAAGTTGGACCGCGCAATTGCTGGAAAAGGGCGCGGAAAAATGCGCTGAAAAATTTGGCGAAGAAGCCGTCGAACTGATCATCGAAGCGGTTAAAAATGATTCCAACGGCCTGATCAACGAAGCGGCAGATGTGATGTATCATCTTCTCGTTTTGCTGAAATCACGCGAGATCAGCCTATCACATGTCATGGCAGAGCTTGAGCGAAGAACGGCCCAATCCGGCCTTACTGAGAAGGCGGCGCGCAAAACATGA
- the hisF gene encoding imidazole glycerol phosphate synthase subunit HisF has product MLKTRIIPCLDVADGRVVKGINFVDLRDAGDPVDAARAYDHAGADELCFLDINATHENRGTMFDVVRRTAEQCYIPLTVGGGVRSAADVRALLRAGADKVSFNSAAVADPNVISAAADQFGSQCIVCAIDAKTVAPGQWQLFTHGGRKPTGLDAVDFAIKIAQKGAGEILLTSMDRDGTKAGFNLEMTRAIAEAVDIPVIASGGVGTLDHLVDGVRLGGASAVLAASIFHFGDYTIAEAKAHMEAAGLAMRIET; this is encoded by the coding sequence ATGCTTAAAACCCGCATCATCCCGTGTTTAGACGTGGCCGATGGGCGCGTGGTCAAGGGGATCAATTTTGTGGATTTACGCGATGCGGGTGATCCGGTGGATGCCGCGCGCGCTTATGATCACGCGGGGGCAGATGAATTATGCTTTTTAGACATCAATGCCACGCATGAAAACCGCGGCACGATGTTCGATGTTGTGCGGCGCACAGCCGAGCAATGCTATATACCCCTTACCGTGGGTGGCGGCGTGCGCAGCGCCGCGGATGTGCGGGCTCTGTTGCGCGCAGGGGCGGATAAAGTCAGCTTCAACTCGGCCGCAGTGGCCGATCCGAATGTGATCAGCGCGGCAGCAGATCAATTTGGCAGCCAATGTATCGTCTGCGCGATCGATGCCAAAACAGTAGCTCCTGGACAATGGCAGCTTTTCACCCATGGGGGGCGCAAACCAACTGGCCTGGATGCGGTAGACTTTGCCATTAAAATTGCCCAAAAGGGCGCCGGTGAGATCTTGCTCACCTCTATGGATCGCGATGGTACGAAAGCCGGTTTCAATCTTGAAATGACCCGCGCGATCGCTGAGGCGGTCGATATCCCCGTGATTGCCTCTGGTGGTGTAGGAACACTAGATCACCTGGTGGATGGTGTACGTCTAGGGGGCGCCTCAGCCGTGCTCGCCGCATCGATTTTTCATTTTGGCGATTATACAATCGCTGAGGCCAAAGCGCATATGGAAGCCGCGGGCCTAGCTATGAGGATAGAAACATGA
- the hisA gene encoding 1-(5-phosphoribosyl)-5-[(5-phosphoribosylamino)methylideneamino]imidazole-4-carboxamide isomerase, which yields MILYPAIDLKDGAAVRLLRGDMNATTVFNEDPAAQARSFVDAGCRWLHLVDLNGAFAGKPVNAEPVEAILKQCNVPAQLGGGIRDMATIENWIEKGLSRVILGTVAVENPALVRQAALTFPDKIAVGIDARNGMVATKGWAVETDTEVTELAKSFEQDGVAAIIYTDINRDGAMKGPNIEATAALADAISIPVIASGGVSSLADLLALKSCGAALNGAISGRALYDGALDLGAALKALDA from the coding sequence ATGATCCTGTATCCTGCTATCGACTTGAAAGACGGCGCAGCCGTGCGGCTTTTGCGTGGCGATATGAACGCCACCACGGTGTTTAATGAAGACCCGGCCGCCCAAGCCAGAAGCTTTGTTGACGCGGGGTGCAGATGGTTGCATTTGGTTGATCTGAACGGTGCCTTTGCCGGAAAACCCGTCAACGCCGAACCCGTTGAAGCCATTTTGAAGCAGTGCAACGTGCCGGCTCAATTGGGCGGTGGTATCCGCGATATGGCGACCATTGAGAATTGGATCGAAAAGGGGTTGTCGCGGGTGATTTTAGGCACTGTCGCGGTTGAGAACCCCGCCCTTGTCCGGCAAGCAGCCCTGACTTTCCCAGATAAAATTGCCGTTGGCATCGATGCCCGCAATGGCATGGTGGCCACCAAAGGATGGGCGGTTGAGACCGATACAGAGGTCACCGAGCTGGCAAAATCGTTTGAACAAGATGGCGTGGCTGCGATTATTTACACCGATATCAACCGCGATGGCGCGATGAAGGGACCAAATATTGAAGCCACTGCGGCTTTGGCGGATGCGATTTCCATTCCGGTGATCGCGTCAGGTGGAGTTTCCTCGCTGGCCGACCTATTGGCCTTGAAGAGCTGTGGAGCCGCTTTAAACGGAGCTATTTCGGGGCGCGCGCTTTATGATGGAGCGCTTGACCTTGGCGCTGCCCTGAAGGCGTTAGATGCTTAA